One window from the genome of Lasioglossum baleicum chromosome 9, iyLasBale1, whole genome shotgun sequence encodes:
- the LOC143211748 gene encoding U3 small nucleolar RNA-associated protein 6 homolog isoform X1 — translation MAEFVDKRCEDMIPELEQMEKIKLFDKSEIRGIAKKLKENEYKIQRHSKTKEDYLRYIQYLMDLLKLIKQRRNKFGINQKQSEIDHIITNKINYLYKDAIFKFQDDIRFWIAYIKFCKHVHFKNSVSHILGRMLQVHQDKPKCWHIAARWELEENKNKQTARQFLLRGLHIHPTSQLLFTDAFRLELDEALANDQKNETNGDSAATSAGEDDMTIGLKRAYIIYQQASECVKDIKFIVELLNITKERSNSEKLQNRIVSDMIEEYAHEPLMWDTMARRELEGLVQPSLNVDAMEVDSSERSSLRDRITSCNEVYQTAVKKIKTEEMWTLYVECMLEINQKGGSLPNFKRKLLKTAFTQAHQAKKLKEKYYLLWINMLNAEQKDESTVKKIKEILCIATETIPNSVSLWHARLRYLLSSGLEEEAEAVFPKATQILGDKSLPLWKMRILHMQTKTPERTEEVFQAALQGHPSVAQEMKPTYIEWLILTKSIQATRKVYDRLYLQPPFSIKMHKKMAELELMQPEISLKHLRKCYDMSTLQFGKNNTSVWIDYIQFEMKHGDPTKVGDLHRRAVKTLEPGLTDSFISEYSLMKADPDFSNTDT, via the exons ATGGCGGAATTTGTAGACAAACGATGCGAGGATATGATCCCCGAATTAGAACAAatggagaaaataaaattatttgataaaAGTGAAATTCG GGGAATCGCGAAGAAATTGAAGGAAAATGAGTACAAAATTCAGCGACATTCGAAAACCAAAGAGGACTATTTGCGATATATACAATATTTGATGGACCTTCTTAAGTTGATCAAACAACGTCGAAAT AAATTCGGCATTAATCAAAAACAGTCGGAAATCGATCACATTATcacaaataaaattaattatttgtacAAAGATGCGATATTTAAGTTTCAAGACGACATACGTTTCTGGATCGCTTATATCAAATTTTGTAAGCACGTC CATTTTAAAAACAGCGTTAGTCACATATTAGGCAGAATGTTGCAAGTACATCAAGACAAACCAAAGTGTTGGCACATTGCCGCTCGTTGGGAGctagaagaaaataaaaataagcagACCGCTCGTCAATTTCTGCTCAGAGGACTGCATATACACCCGACTTCCCAATTATTGTTTACGGATGCTTTCAG ATTAGAATTGGACGAGGCATTGGCTAACGATCAAAAGAATGAAACTAACGGTGACTCCGCAGCTACGTCTGCAGGGGAAGACGATATGACTATAGGGTTAAAGAGAGCTTACATTATATATCAACAAGCATCGGAATGCGTTAAGGATATTAAGTTCATAGTAGAATTGCTCAACATTACGAAGGAGCGCAGCAACTCGGAAAAGCTACAAAATAGAATTGTTAG CGACATGATTGAAGAATATGCTCACGAACCCCTAATGTGGGATACAATGGCGAGAAGAGAATTGGAAGGACTTGTTCAGCCTTCTCTCAACGTCGATGCTATGGAAGTAGATAGTTCGGAACGGAGTTCGTTGAGAGATCGTATAACATCTTGTAATGAAGTATACCAAACAgcggttaaaaaaattaaaaccgaaGAAATGTGGACCTTATACGTAGAATGTATGTTAGAAATCAATCAGAAAGGCGGATCACTGCCCAATTTTAAAaggaagttattaaaaactgcGTTTACTCAAGCTCATCAAGCGAAAAagttgaaagaaaaatattactTGCTATGG ATTAACATGTTAAATGCCGAGCAAAAGGATGAAAGTACCGTAAAGaagataaaagaaattttatgcATTGCTACGGAGACTATACCAAACAGCGTAAGTTTATGGCATGCTAGACTGAGGTACTTGTTGTCCTCCGGGTTAGAAGAAGAAGCCGAAGCTGTCTTTCCAaag GCAACCCAAATTCTCGGAGACAAATCGTTACCTTTGTGGAAAATGAGGATACTACATATGCAAACTAAAACTCCTGAAAGAACGGAAGAAGTATTCCAAGCAGCTTTACAAGGACACCCGAGCGTAGCTCAAGAAATGAAACCTACCTACATCGAGTGGCTGATTCTAACAAAAA gcATACAAGCTACGCGGAAAGTTTACGACAGACTCTATCTACAACcaccattttccattaaaatgcATAAGAAGATGGCGGAACTAGAATTGATGCAACCTGAAATATCGTTGAAGCATCTCAGAAAATGTTATGATATGTCAACGTTACAATTTGGCAAAAATAACACGAGCGTCTGGATAGATTACATTCAATTCGAAATGAAACACGGCGATCCAACAAAAGTTGGTGACCTGCACAGAAGAGCGGTGAAGACGTTAGAGCCAGGATTGACGGATTCGTTTATTTCAGAATACAGTTTAATGAAGGCAGATCCAGATTTTTCGAACACGGATACGTAA
- the LOC143211748 gene encoding U3 small nucleolar RNA-associated protein 6 homolog isoform X2, producing MDLLKLIKQRRNKFGINQKQSEIDHIITNKINYLYKDAIFKFQDDIRFWIAYIKFCKHVHFKNSVSHILGRMLQVHQDKPKCWHIAARWELEENKNKQTARQFLLRGLHIHPTSQLLFTDAFRLELDEALANDQKNETNGDSAATSAGEDDMTIGLKRAYIIYQQASECVKDIKFIVELLNITKERSNSEKLQNRIVSDMIEEYAHEPLMWDTMARRELEGLVQPSLNVDAMEVDSSERSSLRDRITSCNEVYQTAVKKIKTEEMWTLYVECMLEINQKGGSLPNFKRKLLKTAFTQAHQAKKLKEKYYLLWINMLNAEQKDESTVKKIKEILCIATETIPNSVSLWHARLRYLLSSGLEEEAEAVFPKATQILGDKSLPLWKMRILHMQTKTPERTEEVFQAALQGHPSVAQEMKPTYIEWLILTKSIQATRKVYDRLYLQPPFSIKMHKKMAELELMQPEISLKHLRKCYDMSTLQFGKNNTSVWIDYIQFEMKHGDPTKVGDLHRRAVKTLEPGLTDSFISEYSLMKADPDFSNTDT from the exons ATGGACCTTCTTAAGTTGATCAAACAACGTCGAAAT AAATTCGGCATTAATCAAAAACAGTCGGAAATCGATCACATTATcacaaataaaattaattatttgtacAAAGATGCGATATTTAAGTTTCAAGACGACATACGTTTCTGGATCGCTTATATCAAATTTTGTAAGCACGTC CATTTTAAAAACAGCGTTAGTCACATATTAGGCAGAATGTTGCAAGTACATCAAGACAAACCAAAGTGTTGGCACATTGCCGCTCGTTGGGAGctagaagaaaataaaaataagcagACCGCTCGTCAATTTCTGCTCAGAGGACTGCATATACACCCGACTTCCCAATTATTGTTTACGGATGCTTTCAG ATTAGAATTGGACGAGGCATTGGCTAACGATCAAAAGAATGAAACTAACGGTGACTCCGCAGCTACGTCTGCAGGGGAAGACGATATGACTATAGGGTTAAAGAGAGCTTACATTATATATCAACAAGCATCGGAATGCGTTAAGGATATTAAGTTCATAGTAGAATTGCTCAACATTACGAAGGAGCGCAGCAACTCGGAAAAGCTACAAAATAGAATTGTTAG CGACATGATTGAAGAATATGCTCACGAACCCCTAATGTGGGATACAATGGCGAGAAGAGAATTGGAAGGACTTGTTCAGCCTTCTCTCAACGTCGATGCTATGGAAGTAGATAGTTCGGAACGGAGTTCGTTGAGAGATCGTATAACATCTTGTAATGAAGTATACCAAACAgcggttaaaaaaattaaaaccgaaGAAATGTGGACCTTATACGTAGAATGTATGTTAGAAATCAATCAGAAAGGCGGATCACTGCCCAATTTTAAAaggaagttattaaaaactgcGTTTACTCAAGCTCATCAAGCGAAAAagttgaaagaaaaatattactTGCTATGG ATTAACATGTTAAATGCCGAGCAAAAGGATGAAAGTACCGTAAAGaagataaaagaaattttatgcATTGCTACGGAGACTATACCAAACAGCGTAAGTTTATGGCATGCTAGACTGAGGTACTTGTTGTCCTCCGGGTTAGAAGAAGAAGCCGAAGCTGTCTTTCCAaag GCAACCCAAATTCTCGGAGACAAATCGTTACCTTTGTGGAAAATGAGGATACTACATATGCAAACTAAAACTCCTGAAAGAACGGAAGAAGTATTCCAAGCAGCTTTACAAGGACACCCGAGCGTAGCTCAAGAAATGAAACCTACCTACATCGAGTGGCTGATTCTAACAAAAA gcATACAAGCTACGCGGAAAGTTTACGACAGACTCTATCTACAACcaccattttccattaaaatgcATAAGAAGATGGCGGAACTAGAATTGATGCAACCTGAAATATCGTTGAAGCATCTCAGAAAATGTTATGATATGTCAACGTTACAATTTGGCAAAAATAACACGAGCGTCTGGATAGATTACATTCAATTCGAAATGAAACACGGCGATCCAACAAAAGTTGGTGACCTGCACAGAAGAGCGGTGAAGACGTTAGAGCCAGGATTGACGGATTCGTTTATTTCAGAATACAGTTTAATGAAGGCAGATCCAGATTTTTCGAACACGGATACGTAA